One window from the genome of Castellaniella sp. MT123 encodes:
- a CDS encoding HDOD domain-containing protein, whose amino-acid sequence METTLTSDPRPETGEDTQEPLPPYLIRREPVLDQNRGLHGYRLKILWATEPPSNPDAGAALIESARAHGVNNFLAYAPHWIDGTPALLHNVFTATLPRNRCYIEFPESLEITPELIPSLQGLAHGGLKFSMRGDLAAQPERSALTPFCKVVCFDPGFSTKADIFRQSFQHKQAGRLLMAANVPDKASLDNFLLLGFTLFQGRWPSDLVSAASLTPRQKTLLRLITLIMGEGETPEIQACLQQDAELVKTLLDMVNTPAYGLSQEVESLNQAIMLLGRRQLQRWIQALMYTESGRPAGYLSPTLIQASARARLMESLSVLRHPEQTVRADAAFTTGMLSIMDQLFSSSMADLMSQVSVDVPVREALLRREGALGPDLRLATLIFPSDRDVEENPAPLLQALGVSAEQLDPLIQQAFTWAHGITRAAP is encoded by the coding sequence ACCCAGGAACCGCTGCCGCCTTATCTGATCCGCCGCGAACCCGTGCTGGATCAGAATCGCGGCCTGCATGGCTATCGATTGAAGATCCTGTGGGCCACGGAGCCCCCCTCGAATCCCGATGCCGGCGCCGCGCTGATCGAATCCGCGCGCGCGCATGGAGTCAACAACTTTCTGGCCTATGCGCCGCACTGGATCGACGGCACCCCGGCCCTGCTGCACAACGTCTTTACGGCGACCCTGCCGCGTAACCGCTGCTACATCGAATTTCCCGAATCGCTCGAAATCACGCCGGAACTGATCCCGTCGCTGCAGGGGCTGGCGCATGGGGGCCTGAAGTTCTCCATGCGCGGCGACCTGGCCGCCCAGCCCGAGCGCAGCGCCCTGACACCCTTCTGCAAGGTGGTGTGCTTCGATCCGGGTTTCAGCACAAAGGCCGACATCTTCCGCCAGAGCTTCCAGCACAAGCAGGCAGGCCGCCTGCTGATGGCCGCCAACGTGCCCGACAAGGCATCCCTGGACAATTTCCTGTTGTTGGGTTTCACCCTATTCCAGGGACGATGGCCCTCCGATCTGGTGTCGGCCGCATCCCTCACACCCCGCCAGAAGACCCTGCTGCGCCTGATCACGCTCATCATGGGCGAGGGCGAAACGCCCGAAATCCAGGCCTGCCTGCAGCAGGATGCCGAGCTGGTCAAGACCCTGCTGGACATGGTCAATACCCCGGCCTACGGCCTGAGCCAGGAAGTCGAATCCCTGAACCAGGCCATCATGCTGCTGGGCCGGCGGCAACTGCAACGCTGGATCCAGGCCCTGATGTACACCGAATCCGGCCGTCCGGCTGGATACCTGTCGCCCACCCTGATCCAGGCCAGTGCCCGCGCCCGTCTGATGGAATCGCTGTCGGTGCTGCGTCACCCGGAACAGACCGTGCGCGCGGATGCCGCCTTCACCACCGGGATGCTGTCCATCATGGACCAGCTGTTCAGCAGTTCCATGGCCGACCTGATGTCCCAGGTGAGCGTGGACGTCCCCGTGCGCGAGGCGCTGCTGCGACGCGAAGGCGCGCTGGGGCCCGACCTGCGCCTGGCCACGTTGATCTTCCCGTCCGACCGTGACGTCGAAGAAAACCCGGCTCCATTGCTGCAGGCCCTGGGCGTCAGCGCGGAACAGCTCGATCCGCTGATCCAGCAGGCGTTCACCTGGGCGCACGGCATCACCCGCGCCGCACCATGA